AGAGGTTCATCAAACAATTCATCGCTAGATGATGTGTGTCTTTATTTGGAACATGAGAATAGTCCAGAGAGTAAAGTTTGGCCTGATATTGCtgtattggaagaattttccaagGAGGAAACTGATAAGTTGAGAAAACAAGCCCTAGAAGATGCTGAAGAGTTCCATTTCCAatacgatgatgaagatgaacctgatgaagaatcgcataataataacaatgatggaattttcttctctaaACCTATTGTCACTAGTATCGATGTACCAGAATTGGGTAATAGAAAAGTAAACGAAGCTGAGCAGTTAAAGAAAGGTAGATTGAGACCAAGAAAACTAGCACCCTGGCATTTAAGAAGGAAGGCTTTAATGTCTTCGTCCTACCAAACTTTGAGAGATCATACGAAGCCATGTGATGATAATACTCATATGCGTGATAATTTCTTGGTGGGCCGTAACATTCAGTACCCTCCACATATTGTTAATAATAACCCTGAACACTTCAGGTTCACTTACTTCCGTGtagatttggattctaCAGTTCATTCACCAACTATTTCAGGTCTTTTGCAACCAggtcaaaaatttgaggAATTATTTGTGGCTCCCGTCTACACCGATACATCGTCCAAGAGATCTGTAAATACTTCTACTTCGAAAGCTGGCACACCTTCCAATCAACTGTCCAATAACGGTATTAAAGCTCTTAATTCCGTGGCGGCTACCACTTcggaattggaaaatgtacAACCTTTCTGGCTCGATGTTTTAAACCCCACCgaagaagagatgaaaGTTTTGAGTAAAGCATTTGGTATTCATCCTTTAACTACAGAAGATATCTTTTTGGGTGAAGCCCGtgaaaaagtggaattGTTTAGAGATTATTATTTGGTGTGCTTTAGAAGTTTTGATATTGTCGCTGAAAAGCATATACGCCGtagaaaggaaaaacaGCAACAGTTGGAAGCAATATCACCATTGTCTGAACGTGAAAGTTTACATAGATCTCAAAACTCAGGCAAACATCCATCAGGCTGGTTACAATCGTTGTTGCGTCGTCGTCGTAGATCATCAGCAACAAGAACAGTAACTAATTCTAGTGAAAGACGCCGCAGGACGgagaaggagaaagaagagaagcAAAGGTACAAGAGAAAATCTGGTGATCGTTATAAACCTCGTGAAGGTGAGTTGGAACCATTGAATGTTTACATCATTGTGTTTAGGACAGGTGTCTTGACTTTCCATTTTGCCCCCACCCCTCATCCTATCAATGTGAGAAGAAGAGCTAGGTTGCTGAAAGATTATCTAAATGTAAGCTCCGACTGGATTGCCTATGCATTGATTGATGATATCACAGATGCATTTGCCCCCATGATAGAACtaattgaagatgaagtgTACGACATTGAAGATGCAATTTTAAGAATGCATAGTTCAGATGATTCTAGCGACGATTCTGATGACGATAGTGAAGATAGTGATTCTGATCACGAATCATTTCCCTTCGATAGGACTTCACGTCGTTCTACTGTGACTTCTGGGTCTCGTTCTGATAGCTCAAGATTCACCAGATCTCATTCCACAGGTGAATCGACATTTAACGAAAACCTGATCGgttggaagaagaaaggtgACATGTTAAGACGTATTGGTGAATGTCGTAAACGTGTAATGAGTATTTTAAGACTACTGGGATCAAAGGCAGATGTGATTAAGGGTTTCTCTAAGCGTTGTAACGAACGCTGGGACGTTGCACCACGTTCAGAGATTGGTATGTACTTAGGTGACATCCAAGATCACATTATAACGATGGTATCATCACTAAACCACTacgaaaaattgttaaGCCGTTCTCATTCCAACTATTTGGCCCAAATCAATATTGACATGACCAAAGTTAACAACGATATGAATGACGTTTTGGGTAAAATAACCATCTTAGGTACTGTTGTCCTACCAATGAACGTCATGACAGGTTTATGGGGGATGAACGTTCTAGTTCCAGGCCAAGAGAGACCATCGTTAGCTTGGTTCTATGGTATCTTCGCTACTATGGTTATTATGGCATATACGGCTTATTTGTATACGAAGCGGAGGTTCGGGTTTTGAAATCTTACTAAGGCCCTGTCAACGACATGCGATGACTATAGTActataataataatagttAAATacaaagaacaagattAAAGATTGTTATTGAACATTGCTTTTGAGGATCGTAGGATTCTAACTAAGCACTATGACTGCTACCGATTTGCCTAATGGTGTATTTGACGCTACGTATGCTGTTCCTATGCATTGTGAAGGTTGTACGAATGACATAAGGAACTGTTTAAGTACAATACCAGgtgttaaagaattgagtTTTGATTTGAAGCAACAGATGATGAGTGTCAATGGTAATGCACCACCATCAAGTATCATTAAAGCATTGGAAAGATGCGGCAGAGATGCCATTATAAGAGGCACTGGTAAACCAAATACTTCTGCGGTGTCCATCTTGGAgacatttgaaaaaatcgatCTTACCAAAGACACCCCTGTTAGGGGGCTTGCACGTATAGTGGAGGTTGACGACAAGAAAACATTTTTCGATGTAACTTTGAATGGTGTTCCATACAAGGGGAAATACTACGCCAGCGTTCATGAAGATGGTGACATATCTGGAGGTCCAGCAAGTACGGGTGGAATATGGTATCGATTTGAAGACCCAATTGTTTGTAATGAACCAAGCGATTTAGatccaaaactttacaGTGGCCAAGCTTTTCTAAAGGCTCCAGTATCCGTTTGGGAAATGATAGGGCGTAGTTTTGTTGTAACGACCGGTGACGATCACTCAACTGGTAAGCATGATCAACACGAATACTGCGGTGTCATTGCACGTAGTGCAGGAATTTGGGAAAATGATAAGCAGGTGTGCGCATGCAGTGGTAAATCCATTTGGCAAGAGCGTAAAGATGCTTTACGTAACAATATTAAATGAATAAACAGTTAAACAAACAAAGTTAGAATGCGGTAGAGAAATACGATTTCTGTCATATAGTGAAGAGTTTAGTATGTCATCAGACGTTTCTTGGGAATTTAGCTCCCGGATcggcagcagcagcagcagcaccGGCAGCAGCACCGGCAGCAGCACCTTTGGGtacagcagcagcagcgCCACCAGCAATGGGTTCATTAACAGGAGGAGCAGCAGCACCACCCGCTACACCGGCTTGaggctgttgttgttgttgcatCAATTGTTGAGGGGCCTTCATTGGATTTTCAGGTTTTTTTTGTTCCGCGACTGCTGGCACACCTTGAATGCCAGCGGCTCCAACGCCTGCAGCACCATTTGCAGCACCTGCAGGGGCGGCAGGAGCAGCAGGGGCCGCTGCACCTGCGGCACCGTCAGGTTTATATTCCTTTTCGAGGTTTTTCACCTCTTGTTGTAATGCGACCTCATTGTTGAACTGGGCACCTGAAGCACCAactttttccatttcttccttttccttatcTTGAGATGACGCAAcggcagcagcagcagcagcggCATTCAACCTTTCAGCTGAAGGTGCCGCTTGATCCAATTCGTATTCACTCTCCTTATTTAGATCAGAGTAAGCAAATCTGAACAATAGAAAGAATCCCAGCAGTATTGAAGAGTAGAtcaatattttcttcatcggCGTAGTAAGGTAtccatttcttctcttattaccactaccaTTTTTGTATCGAGGTAACAGGTCTCTCTTCCTCCTAATTCCACCTTGCATTAGAAACGTCTTCCAAAGAGGATCTAGATCTACAGATAAACCAacttgaagatttcaattgaagagTCTTTTAAAGCCCAAAAACCGTACTTTAACCGGAAGTATGTATCGAAGTAATTTTTTCCAGCTTACGTTACAGAAGCAAGTGTATTCAAACTTCGACGAAATTTGAGCCCTTACGAGGAACACTAACTAAACGCGCGAGACCACGTGATGAACTAAACGACATAAAGGAAGCAGAACCGACATCTTTTCAGAACGAGCAGCTGCACAGTTAAGACGCTCGAGTATATCAAGGCTCCTTACTGTAAAAACACTCCAAAACATAAATTTTGCGTTTTACTTCAGAAACGTACACTGTTAAAATACGAGCACTCCAACATCAAGTTTACATGGTTGTTTGGCCGAGCGGTCTAAGGCGCCTGATTCAAGAGTTCGACTCTTACTGACAGCAAAAACTGTCAGGAAATCTCAGGTATCGCAAGATGCGTGAGTTCGAATCTCACAGCAACCACttcttttttgttttgtaAAACCGCTCAAACACCCACACACCCGAGACATTCGCATGCAGGAAATAGctaaaaaggaaaaaagaagctTCAGAGCAAAAAACAAGAAACAAACAATGATTCACCTTGCATCAGTCCACAACGGACGTCAAGGCAAGAAGCCCTGGGAAAAAGCTTAATTCTTGTCTAATCTGAACAGTCTCGTTTAGAACCCTCCCCTCCCCTCACTTCTACCTACTGTTCTAATGCGGTTGCTACCACAGTTGCTACCGCCATATAGCTACTGCCGTAGCTACCGCCATCAACGCTAAGATACCTAATGGTCTCATCTCACCTACAGAATATGACGACTTGGACCACCAATGACGCTGAAAAGCCAGTCCCGACTAGCGGGACCGACAAGCGGCACTCTTGACACAAAACGGCTACACATACAGCTTTTATCTCTCCCCTATGCCTTGTCCCCTGCTTCGGGGATAAAATTTGCGCCCAGAGCAAAATCGGAACAACGTTGTTCGACTTGATTATAGTTTAGCTCTAAAAACATTTACTCAAGGTACCTTACCTAACTATGCCATGTCTTTGACTTCTCTTACTGCTTGATTCGTTCCGCATTATCCGATTATTTACGCCTACGTGTATTTAGGTTTAAGCCAATGAATCGGGTATACCAATACGGTAGGATACGGCATGAATGCGCCATGCTTCAATGGCACTTTTCGATCCATCCGAGCTATTAACCCACCAATTAGCATATGCACCACCGCATCTTTACAGTATACAAACGCTTCACTACGTTAGTTCCAGTCGTTAACTATGGGAAAAACCCTGATCCGACGTAGTCCTAGGCAACAATTGTAAATCCCGGCTGGCCAAATTTAGTACTTCTACTTACTATTCTTGCGATAATGGGACAAATTCCTTTATTGTAACAGACAAAGCACCGGGAGTATCACAGTACTGCCGCTAGGACGAATAATAATGGTGCTTCTCATATCATGCGGCTCTCTATCGGATTGTCGTTAGAATTCGTTAATATTCACCAAAATACTATTCTAGCTGGCCCCGAGGGGTCACCCCACCATAATTAGTTGTCTAGAAGGCGAGCGACTAAAAAGCGCCCTGCAGGATTTACATCAATATAGCATTTATTGATACATAATGCAATTTATAAAATAGGAATATTGTTAGCACAGCAGTTGTTTAATTACTCGCTACCAAATAAGTTTGCAAAGGCCTCGGATTAGGCGTTCACCCAGAAACAACACTAGGTCTAATTGGTTTAAAATATAGACGGATAGATATTTTAATACCTTTtcataatttttttttacgTTGGAGTTAAGTTAAGCTTTTTGTTTAAAAGCACGAGAACAAGTCAATAAATAATAGGGTCAGAAAGAAAATACGGTAAAGAACAGTAACAATGAGTGGATTATTTCAAGACTACGATTCAAATGCAGCTGCAACAGCAGCTGCAAATATACCCGATGTCTTGCCTAAGGAGTTTCTTGCGGAAGATTTAATTACAGATTCACGTAATGATACCGCAACTTCGCTTTCCTTAGATTTGAGTAAAGAAGGTGGGTTCTCATCAGCAGGAGATAGCATTTCTAATTCAGCTTCTGCTAAGCATGACCAGGGAAACCAACAGAATTTGGTAGGGACATCACCTTTAGAAGCGCTAGAAACAACAAAATTACCGCTATCTACACCGATGTCCATGATAGAGAACACGAATACTAACTCCAATGCCGGTAATGGCAGTGGAATagatccaaatcttttgaataacAACTTGTTTATGGATTCACTCGGATTAAGTCCACCAACTGAGGAGTTGAGTGGACCTGACCCATATTCACAACCAAGTTTGAACTCGTTATTAGATGATTACGTTTCTACGGAGATGCTTCTGAACAATAATAACCAAGGCCCAATACAAGATACTGTCACCAGTCCCGTACCGGACGTGACTGGTTCAAGGGGTTCAATCTCACACTCGGTagatttttggaatttgcCCAACAATCCCAAGACAAGAAGACGTACGACTGGATTCACGGGAATTGATAGTGAACTGTCTGATGTTTTGAATGGGTACCATCTAAATTTAAGACGGAATTCCTTGAGTAATAATGTAGGTGGTGCACCACCGCCATCCCAACGGCATGGATTTAAAAAACAGCCGCAGAGAAGTTCAATGTCCGTCTTGGATGGTCCGTTGAACACAGATTTGTTTAACAAGATATATGAAAATGGCGTGTCGtcatcaaatttgaaaCTGGTCTCACCTTGGGAAAAGAATACGAATGGTGATGACGATCAAGGTTTACCTTCAAATTTAGAACCGATGATGTCACCCAAATCTCCAAAGAACGTTATTGGTACTGGCACTGGTAGCGGTACTGGCGGTAAACGGAGACCAGCGACGTCAAATCAGAACTTTATCAATCCCTCAATGGTTCTGTCTGACAATGCATCTACTTCTGCAAAGGTTGCCACTacaggtggtggtaatagCGAAGGGAGTTTTGATTTGTCTCTCGATCCACAGGCGATTATGCGCGAATCTCCGGGTCCGAATCAAGTGGAGGGGGGCATACCTTCACCACTAGTGTTACCGCAGGAGCTTTCTTCACCCTCACCTAAAGAACAAGAGGCTACAACGCTAGGGCAACAAGATCCATTACCGTTGGGGCAACAAGAGCCATTGCCATTGGGGCAACAAGAGCCATTACCGTTGGGAGTTCCAGAAACTCCGCTACCATTGACGGTGCCACAACAATCACAAGCACAAGCACAGGCGCAGCATGAAATCCAGAGTCCTCCTCGGCCACTTGCAGCACCTGCAGCAGCTAGAAGAAGGATGTCAACTGCCAACATAATGACTATTCACAATGGTAACGGTGCTGTTAATGTTCAAAACCAGCCTACAGTGTCAAGCAGAAAAAACAGTAGATCCATTACACCAATGAACGCATCCGATGAAGATGTGAAACCTTTTAAATGCAAAGAGTGTTCGAAGGCATTCCGTCGCAGTGAACATTTAAAAAGACATATCAGGTCTGTGCATTCAAGTGAACGACCATTTGCCTGTATGTTTTGCGAAAAGAAATTCAGCAGAAGTGATAATCTGTCCCAGCATTTAAAGACCCATAAGAAACATGGTGACTTttgattgattgattttattattattattattgttgttgttgttgttatcATTTCCCCTCCGTTCTTCCTTTATAAAGTGCATACTAGATAGATATGATACCAAGCGATATGAGTAAATGGTGCATGAGACTGATGATTACGAAATTGATTATAACGATAAGAATAACGataaaaaacaaacaaacaaaacaattgaaattgtagTATTCCAACTCCTTATATAATTATAAGTCactattattgtttttCCCATCTTATTGTTCTTGCGTATTGTTCTCGGTCCAGGTTCGCGTTGGCTCTTCAAGATGAGatggttgaaaaaaaaacacACATGTATGTATTATACAACATAAGTGTTAATGGTTGAAGAGATTTATATAGTATACCCCTTGACATACGTCTCCTATAATTATGTCTCAGCGATTGATAATACCGACACTAATACCCGAATGGGCtaatccaccaccatcGAATGAATCCGAATCGTCGACACCTTTAAGGCGAAGTCAGTCAAGGGAATCGTCATCACAGTTAAGACCCACCTACCATGGGATTATTGAGTCGAATCTGGACTCTATTACTGTTCAAATCAAACCATTGGCATCGTTAATTGAACATGAAAATCGGCGCAAGATTAATGAATTCAATTTAGGTTCATCTATTGGATATGGTCaatttggtaaagtttACAAAGCCCGTTTACAAAATCATATATATGCTATCAAAAGTATTGCAAAGAAACCATGGAATGCTCAACAGTATTCTATGAATCAAACAATGAGACAGATTAAATTATGGAGACATCAAGGCGGTGGTTATAACCTTACAGGTGATGAAGCAgttatgatgatgaatgtACAAAAATGTCGATGGGAAATTTATATCCTTAGCAAATTACGCTCACCTTATGTGGTACAGTTACacaaatttttggattcacCTGTGAGTAAAGCTATTTGGATAGTTAACGAATGGTGTAGCTTAGGCGAGCTGGAGTGGAAGAGAAATTCCGTGGATGAAATTCCAGTACAGTGGTCTCAAATGATAGGAGAGTGCGATGATGTATTAACATTTGTGGAAAAAGCATTACACGATTTGACACAAGGATTAGCGTATTTGAAGAGTCAAGGCTGTATTCATCGTGACATTAAGCCATCAAACATCTTAGTTGATGGTAAACAAAAGCTACTAAAATTATCAGATTTTGGTTGCTCAATTTTGTCACCGCAAGTATTgccatttgaagatgattcaTTAACTGAGTGTTTCCAGGCggaattgaataaaattgtaGGGACACCGGCTTTCATTGCACCTGAATTATGTCAATTCGGTAATCCAGGAGCAGATGATGTTAAGGATGGATTTAAATTAGACGTTTGGTCAACAGGTGTGACGTTATATGGATTATTGTACAACGAACTCCCGTTTTACGGTGAAAGCGAATTTGATACTTATCACAAAGTAATTCACAAGACATTGGAAAACCGTCTAAACGGTAATAGAGTTAACGATTTAATCATTGGTAGAATGCTAGAAAAGGATCCTCAGATTAGAATAGGTGCGGAAAAgttacaagaattggtaaTACTGGACCATAAATCCTTTACTGCTTCTGTGAAACAGGGAAAACCTACAACAGCGGCAATAGCAAGAAAATCCACAACCGAAAAGCATCCAACGAGTATACAAAagtttttcaccaaatttttcaaattaagGAAAAAGGATAAAAGTACAAAAAAATCTGTAGCCAAATCTTCGAATTCTTCCGCTAACTCTCCAACAATATCACCGGGAACTTTTAACTCAACAGTGGGTGCGCCACCAAACAGTGACCCCTTAAGTAAACCAAGCCCAAGTCCGAGACCCAGTCCATTCCCTCAAGATGACGATTTTAGCGAGCCAAGTCTACATTCATCATTATCGTCCTTTGAAGAACCTGTACAAGTCTCGGATCTTTTCAAGCAAGACAGTGCGCCTTTAAATAAACAAGTGAGCCCACCTCCAAGTGATAGTGGCATAGTAGAAAGTACAATGTCAGCATCGGAAAGCGAACCGCGCAGACTAGATGAATACCGACTTCCACGGTCCAGTCACAAGTCTTCTCATGCAACATCACCAGAACTTAGCCACCCACATGCGGGAAACACAAGCTTGGCAGATGCAAATTACGAGGATGAACCAAGAAAACTTGATAGTTACGACCTTCCGCAACACCATGATTATCCAACCCATTCACGTCAATTTAGCACAGAAGTTTCAGAAATGCATTCTTCTCACGGTAGTTTTGAGTTGAAGACACCACCAGAACTAGCTCGCATGATCCATTCCCGACAACCAAGTAATTTGGATGGACAGACAAGCCGAGACATTAACCTAACCAATCATTCACATCCTAGCTTTCAGCTGAGTTTGAAGGAGGGAACGGAGGATTCTTACTACGACACAAGCATCGCTAGCAAACAACCCAGTTTCCAATTAAGCGTACCTCCAGAGATAATCCAAGAGAGAAGTCCACCACCTGTAAATCCAACTCCACAACCATCAGGTGGGTCTAGAAATTTATACCAACACCGTCATCAACCTAATGCTAGCACTTCAACGTCCTCAAGTTCACCGATAAAGATCCCAACCCCGATGAAAGCTCTTATACACTTGGGGAATTCTCCGGTTAAAGAAGGAACAGCAACAGATACAGCACAACACGATTCTCCATTGAAGGACCAAGGACAAAATCAAGCTCATAAAGCTAACGGACTAGCCCACTCAAAGGATATTTCCAACTTCCAAAACTACATATTTCAGCAGGGAACTAACGACGCGGGACCACAGGACAAGCACAAATCAGTTCTTACAGAAGATCTTATTGAAAAGTATCTGAACTACGCTGATAACAGTCAATCGTAATCATAAAAAGAGGCATTGAGGTCATCAATAGGCTTTTGAGCGAGTGGTCAATGAACGGATGACCTCATCGCGAAATTAGTGAGCGCCGCGTTTGaatatttttctttttcattgTGGGAACTCAATGCGTTCAAACATCAAGACCTCCTACTGTAGGCCGCAAACAAAAAAGATCTGAAGGGGATCAATCTTCTACAACTTCTCGCACTATTCCTTTGTTACTAGTTCTTAAGAGACGAGTATTGAGTGGAGTTGCTTAACAACTTCTGGTAGCGTTGGCGAAGTTGACTGAATTTTGGGAAGGTACTAGGAACGGACTTTTTAGCTGGAGGAAACCCGGCCAATATCGAAATAGAATTAATTGTATTAGGGCTTGTACGTATGAGATTTTAACAAAAAGTAAGAGATTTGATAAAAGCGGATATAGGTAAATCAGAAATAGCGATAACCAAATCCGAGATCTCAGTTCAATTCAATAGATTCGTTTGTTTACcttcaattggttattTGTGTCACTTGCTGCAAGGTGAAATATTGGTTTCCTTTTGGGGTCAGATCAAAACCAAATCATGGTAAGATTTCTGTCTTTTAATTCTCCAAATGAGACCGATGTTGATGATAGTAATAAAAACGGTAACAATCTAATGCGTAAGATGGCGTTAGGTAGTAAGTTTGGTGATGAGAATGGGGGGCTGTTAAAGAATATTCATTCGTTTTTGAGACCAAGGAGAAGAAATAGTAATACGAGCGGTAGTACGAGCCGCAGTAGTGGTAAAGAGGAGGTATTAGACCAGGACCAGGACCAAGATCAGGATCAGGATCAGGATGAAGATATGAATGTTATGAATTTTAATTTTCAAGATGGCAGTTCAAGCccatcatcgtcatctgGATTTAATCAAAGTGGTAGTGCATCACCACTGCCCGCCATACGGAAAAGTGTTTCCACATTAATGACGGATACGAAGAACACTAATATTAGTGGTAATGTCAATACTAACAATAACCCTGTGGATCAGAACCTGGTAATGGAAGAACTCTTCAACCAGCCAATTCCGCCATCAAGATCTTTGCACAGAAGTGGTAGTTCTGCATCTATAAGCCCCTCTAGAAGACCACCGGGTCTTTTTAGACATAGCAGTCTAAGTTCAAACCGTAAAGATCGCAAATCAATGAGGAATGGTCCAAGAATGGGCGGCAGTCTGCGTAAGATGAGTACAATGGATTCACCTGTAAGTGACATCTTCGGGCCACCGCCTCctaaatttcattcaagGTCAAGTAGTAACTCACTTCACACTACTAGAAGGAAGGCTATAGAATCTAGACTTTCACAGAGTTCCATACCTCATTTTTATGATGAAAACTGTTCATCTGATAATTACCCAAGAATTACCGCGGAAACTTTACAAACAATTATGGATTACGGTATCCATAAACCTCAATATGACTCGTTCTGTATCATCGACTGTAGATTCGAATACGAGTTCAAGGGGGGTCATATTAGCAATGCATTAAACATTTGTTCAAGGGAAGGCTTGGAACTGGAATTTATCCAAGAAATACGTCCCTTCCCCACActtttgatcttttatTGTGAATTCAGTGCTTACAGAAGTCCATTAATGGCGTCACATTTAAGAAACTGTGATCGTATCTCTAATTATGAAGAGTACCCAAATCTTTTCTATCcagatattttaattttggAAGGTGGTTATAaaagtttctttgataaatttccaCATCTTTGTTACCCATGTAATTACGTGAGAATGAATTCCACAGAAAATTTAAACGATAGAGATCAAGAACTGGATAGATTCAGACAAGATTCTAAGAAGATGGTCTCTAGAAATAGCTCCTCAAGCCGGATAACTACAATGTCAATGTCGACGTCATCCATCATTAATAAACAGCCACTACAACCAACAAGGGGACCATCACTCACTCATAAAACCAACAGTTCAACGTCATCacctttcttcaaatatgAACCACCTCCAAAACTTTCATTATCCAAACATGGAAATAGTCCATTTCTCAGCAGTGATGAATCTTGCTCTTCAAGTCGCATGTCATTCTCTAATAGTCCTAACTTAAGTTCTAGCAAGATGCTTGCTGT
The genomic region above belongs to Zygosaccharomyces rouxii strain CBS732 chromosome F complete sequence and contains:
- a CDS encoding C2H2-type zinc finger protein (similar to uniprot|P33749 Saccharomyces cerevisiae YKL062W MSN4 Transcriptional activator related to Msn2p activated in stress conditions which results in translocation from the cytoplasm to the nucleus binds DNA at stress response elements of responsive genes inducing gene expression), with amino-acid sequence MSGLFQDYDSNAAATAAANIPDVLPKEFLAEDLITDSRNDTATSLSLDLSKEGGFSSAGDSISNSASAKHDQGNQQNLVGTSPLEALETTKLPLSTPMSMIENTNTNSNAGNGSGIDPNLLNNNLFMDSLGLSPPTEELSGPDPYSQPSLNSLLDDYVSTEMLLNNNNQGPIQDTVTSPVPDVTGSRGSISHSVDFWNLPNNPKTRRRTTGFTGIDSELSDVLNGYHLNLRRNSLSNNVGGAPPPSQRHGFKKQPQRSSMSVLDGPLNTDLFNKIYENGVSSSNLKLVSPWEKNTNGDDDQGLPSNLEPMMSPKSPKNVIGTGTGSGTGGKRRPATSNQNFINPSMVLSDNASTSAKVATTGGGNSEGSFDLSLDPQAIMRESPGPNQVEGGIPSPLVLPQELSSPSPKEQEATTLGQQDPLPLGQQEPLPLGQQEPLPLGVPETPLPLTVPQQSQAQAQAQHEIQSPPRPLAAPAAARRRMSTANIMTIHNGNGAVNVQNQPTVSSRKNSRSITPMNASDEDVKPFKCKECSKAFRRSEHLKRHIRSVHSSERPFACMFCEKKFSRSDNLSQHLKTHKKHGDF
- a CDS encoding uncharacterized protein (weakly similar to uniprot|P35725 Saccharomyces cerevisiae YKL063C Hypothetical ORF) → MQGGIRRKRDLLPRYKNGSGNKRRNGYLTTPMKKILIYSSILLGFFLLFRFAYSDLNKESEYELDQAAPSAERLNAAAAAAAVASSQDKEKEEMEKVGASGAQFNNEVALQQEVKNLEKEYKPDGAAGAAAPAAPAAPAGAANGAAGVGAAGIQGVPAVAEQKKPENPMKAPQQLMQQQQQPQAGVAGGAAAPPVNEPIAGGAAAAVPKGAAAGAAAGAAAAAADPGAKFPRNV
- the CCS1 gene encoding copper chaperone CCS1 (similar to uniprot|P40202 Saccharomyces cerevisiae YMR038C CCS1 Copper chaperone for superoxide dismutase Sod1p involved in oxidative stress protection Met-X-Cys-X2-Cys motif within the N-terminal portion is involved in insertion of copper into Sod1p under conditions of copper deprivation), which translates into the protein MTATDLPNGVFDATYAVPMHCEGCTNDIRNCLSTIPGVKELSFDLKQQMMSVNGNAPPSSIIKALERCGRDAIIRGTGKPNTSAVSILETFEKIDLTKDTPVRGLARIVEVDDKKTFFDVTLNGVPYKGKYYASVHEDGDISGGPASTGGIWYRFEDPIVCNEPSDLDPKLYSGQAFLKAPVSVWEMIGRSFVVTTGDDHSTGKHDQHEYCGVIARSAGIWENDKQVCACSGKSIWQERKDALRNNIK
- the MNR2 gene encoding putative Mg(2+) transporter MNR2 (similar to uniprot|P35724 Saccharomyces cerevisiae YKL064W), with the translated sequence MSDDIRPESQPLLSPKTSRSSSEGSKHFDHDLLTHWKRQPDDKKEKKSLKFRNGLRTVGGESLVTDFDQADSWGLLHEADDSSISKVNTDKDNFIDHRPILENIAGNRSNSIPAKFPSSQHRASLPNNSEHHQAEGEKERLARMSPSELEEWAKRMNYGSISQGHTVKRSTRVHRRNTLAGDDVVIDVDELMEHVKGNNKSGSSSKSNSSDHSGRNSSPGDGYNSRPTSRGSSNNSSLDDVCLYLEHENSPESKVWPDIAVLEEFSKEETDKLRKQALEDAEEFHFQYDDEDEPDEESHNNNNDGIFFSKPIVTSIDVPELGNRKVNEAEQLKKGRLRPRKLAPWHLRRKALMSSSYQTLRDHTKPCDDNTHMRDNFLVGRNIQYPPHIVNNNPEHFRFTYFRVDLDSTVHSPTISGLLQPGQKFEELFVAPVYTDTSSKRSVNTSTSKAGTPSNQLSNNGIKALNSVAATTSELENVQPFWLDVLNPTEEEMKVLSKAFGIHPLTTEDIFLGEAREKVELFRDYYLVCFRSFDIVAEKHIRRRKEKQQQLEAISPLSERESLHRSQNSGKHPSGWLQSLLRRRRRSSATRTVTNSSERRRRTEKEKEEKQRYKRKSGDRYKPREGELEPLNVYIIVFRTGVLTFHFAPTPHPINVRRRARLLKDYLNVSSDWIAYALIDDITDAFAPMIELIEDEVYDIEDAILRMHSSDDSSDDSDDDSEDSDSDHESFPFDRTSRRSTVTSGSRSDSSRFTRSHSTGESTFNENLIGWKKKGDMLRRIGECRKRVMSILRLLGSKADVIKGFSKRCNERWDVAPRSEIGMYLGDIQDHIITMVSSLNHYEKLLSRSHSNYLAQINIDMTKVNNDMNDVLGKITILGTVVLPMNVMTGLWGMNVLVPGQERPSLAWFYGIFATMVIMAYTAYLYTKRRFGF